CGCTCAGGAATAGAGTCGTGAACGCATTGAGACTGGCGGAAAGAGACCACTTCTACAGTATTGTTGAGAACAGCTCGAGTAAAAATATATGGCACAATCTGAAAAAACTACAAAATGAATCTTCCTTCCCGAGTTGTATCTGTTTCGGTGATGTAATTGTACGAAACACAGtagaaatagctgaaaaattcaataatttcttcgtCAACAGTATACAAGAGATAGTCGCAAACATTCCAATTAGATCAGAGGACTACATTTTCTTGCAGGAGGTTGATTCTTTTCCGGGGTTTAGCAGTTTTTCGAAGGTGAACATGAGGCAACTCAGAGGTTATGTCAGATCGTTGAAAAAGACTTGTAATCCGGAGGATGGTGTAACGACGGGGGTGTTCAAGGATGCATTCGAGGTGATAGGAAACTATTTGCTGGATGTTGTGAACACTTCATTGGAATATGGTCGTTTTCCTGACATATGGAAGACTTCTGTGGTCATACCGATTGAGAAGATACCGGGCACTAATATTTGTAGTGAATTCCGAGGAATACACACATTTTCGgtatacgagaaaataataGAAATGGCTGTTAACGAGCAAGTTTTGGGATATTTGAACAAGAATCAGATAATTATAAAGAATCAGTCTGGATTTAGGGCGGGTCATTCCTGCGAAAGTGCTCTCATTAGTATCTGTGACGATTGGTTGAAAAGAATTGATGATAATAAGATAGTGATCGCGGTATTTATCGATTTTCAGAGAGCTTTCGAAACTGTAAACAGAAagattttattacaaaaattgaagaagATAGGATTCGACGGGCTTGTTTTGGATTGGTTTGAATCTTATTTGGAAAATAGGAGACAAAAAGTTAAAATCAACGATGTTCTTTCGGAAACCTTGGAAAATATATGCGGCATAATACAGGGAACAAAGCTGGGGCCCTTGTTGTTCTTACTTTATATTAATGATATTGTGAAGCCTAtcaaatactgcaaattatctgCATTTGCCGATGATACGATGATATACATAGTGGGAGATAATGTCGAGGAGATGGTTGCATGTCTGAATGAAGATTTAGAAATATTGGATGACTGGCTAGCAAATAATCAGCTCAAAGTTAATTACACGAAATCAAATTTCATGCTGTTTGGAAGGGAATGTACACTGAGAAGAATCGAGAATGAGCGAAGTATAGAggtcaaaattggaaaaaacatcCTAAAAAAAGTTGATTCGATTAAATACTTGGGTGTCAGATTAGACCGAAACTTGAGTTTCAAACTACATGCCGAATATATAACATCAAAAATGGCACAAAAAATCGGCTATATAGCTAGATTGGGTAATAAGATCAACTTCAAGACCAGAGTATTACTGTTTAAAGCACTTGTTATTCCACATTTGGATTTCTGTAGTTCACTTATGTTTGGCttgaaaacatttttaattGATAAGTTGCAAAAAGTTCTGAATAGAGGTATGAGAATGGTACTTCGATGTGGTAGAAGAACTCCAATCAAAACTATGTTAGAGACGTTGAACTTGATGAGTGTTAAGCAACGAATCACATATAAAACTTTCGAACTCATttataaaattcgaaataaaaaattacccGAGTATTTGCATGAAAACCTGAAGTATGCATCTGATATCCATGGATATCCAACTAGAGGTagagataaattttttgttgaCACGTTTCGGACAGATTGTGCATCTCGATCAACATTGGTGAGGGGCTTGGTTTCTTATAATGGTTTGCCACGTGAGATCGGGGCCTGTAGTAACCACAGaagattcaaaaatttattGTCCAAATATGTGAAGGAGAACTATAGATGATTTATgtttgaagttttatttttcttgttgaATTGTAGTAACTAGTATTTTTACTAATAAAaggtattattatattattattattaataaaatcagaaatttggttttgaattatttatttGCTTAAAGTATAAAAATTTACAACTATGTACAAGCATCATCTTGTATGCAAAAACTCGGAGAATCTTCATACAATCCTAATCGAAATAATCTTTCAGTTGAATTTGTCTAATTTTTTGAACGCTTGTTCGAATGTTGACGTTTTACATTCTCCGATTTTCTTACATAAAACCTCCTTTAGAGAATCTATTCTAAGGAAGTACGCTGCCATGAGCATGTCAACAAGGCCTGGTTTATTGGCATTCAGGAATCTTTCGttatatttttctaatttctgaCGAGTTTTTTCATCTGTAGCTGGTGTATTCGCATGGATCCTCGCCCACTGAAATATTTTCCTGAGGATGTCCGAATGAACCATCGGAACGTCAATGGCATCATCCACAGAGTTATCCTCGTTAATATCCAGACAATCTATCATATAGACCAGCGTATCCGAGCATTCCAGATATTGATAATTCACTTTCAGGAGACGGCTGTCCCGAGACATcaaacgaatttttaactgtaaaaagaaataataaCGATTGAAGGATCAAAATTCTGAATTCTCAAATTTCAGGACTTTTCACGTGGAAATGTTTGATTACTTACATTTTTCCTTGCTGCCCTCCTGGCTACAGCTTCCGGAGTGTACTCCAATTTCTCCGGTATTGAAGATTTACTTCCTATCACAACGTCACTGAAGTAGTCAAGGGCAGAATTTCCTGACGTAGGCGGGCATTTAAAGTCACTCATATTCTGAAATCTGaataaaaacgtttttgttGGAACGTTAGGCATGAAATCCGTTaagaaaaacatgaaaatatgtATAAATGAAAAGATGAAATagagaaataaatttatttaccTGACACTCTTCCAATTATAACACAACTCCCGAAGAAGATTCACAATTGAAGTTCGTATACTGAAGATGTTGAAAAGGGTACTTTTTGATATGCCAAAAATTTCTTTCGAAGCCAACTTGGTTCACTTCTACCAACGAAGAAGAGACTGTGTTTGGTTCTGTCACTGAAAACCTTTTATACCATTCTGGTTTGCCCAAATCCTCCTCGATTGAAGGCATCATAATTAACATTTTCTTGGAAACCAACATATAGAGTGATTAAAGGGTAACGAACAAATGTTTTTCCTTCAGTACCTGATCTTAAATAAAAATACTTTCACATATTGTATTCACTCTAATGTAGGTGTTGAGAATTTATGATATCTTTTGTAGCAGGTATAAGAGGTTAAGTTAAGTACCTTCCGAATCAATTAATCTTTCTAGGAATTCCTCACAGACTTCAGGTACGCCTGAAAGTTTAACGATTTTTGATTTATGCGCTCGTGTGAGACGTACAAAAGTTGGATTTTGGTCAATGTCGATACAGAAATTTATTGCTCGTCGTGTATACTGAGTTTTCGAATGAGTTTCATTTCAGtttatgaaaaatcaattgTCTTTTTTCCAAAAAAGAAACCATGATGCCACATCTTACTTAAAACGATAATTGGGAAATTCCAGAATTGCcagaatgtttcatctgaaactTAACGACTTATACATatttagctgaatatttccacaatcagaaatatcGTGAATGAAGAGagtgacaaagaatttccttctattgggatacccaaaaaagtgatggcatttgagaatttcatgtttgagtgaattaatgccaaAAGTTTacaacaggattttcgatgaatgtcatcgtagaataagttcccgaaaattgatttttctattttccatttgacttgtcctatacattgtaaatgtcttaaggtaccaataaatacctaattattattattatatcaatgtattgaaataaatagccacaaatacgcgccagttgtcctattGATTGTTtatcatgtgaaatttttgttcaactgtgaagttcatcttgacttgaaacatCCTTTAATTCctcttacttatattgatgcaatatgatttttgttggagaatttaacgtttttgtaattatctgttaattccttcgggagatacccattcccaaccactgcaacatatgcatttcatcttcgggttaatatttttgaaatctacaactgatgtaacgtattcaaactttagccaaagaggataaagaacattaactctcctcaagctagtacatattatgatattatactgatttcttgtattttccatgcaaataactggatttggtatgcccgcaatcagtttgtataaacttcaattgtgttcgtcacatattttccgaagagattcgacattgtgataaaattcgtaataacagaaacttttacgtagaacgggcaacatagctttgatttaaaacccaaaaatgttttgacaagcttcataaccccacattttcgtactatacagagtcaaatgtatcaaatttccatggccaaccgagtgctaaaataaaagtgaatggagtatagaatcAATACAtaattgtttgtttacatcgagaaacgcacaaggtttttgattttttttaagaacACGTGGAGTGCCGTTCTTCTGGCGCTTGTAAAACCTCTGGGTTAAAGCCAGCGTATTAAATCTACCCATCCTCTTCGGAGGTGAATCTATTTTTAATCTTGTTTTCAATTCTTCCTGCGGTTTTCCGGACCGAGCGCAACTTGACCATAAGAGATTATTTTCATACGTTCAGTATCAAAAGGCCGCACAAAGAGGAACAGTCAATCAACCCTTCATCCCCCTGACTGACCTCTGATTCTGTTCCGGCAACGCTCTGTTTGTCAGCAGTGCATAACCGAGCCGCGCTGCCTCTACAGATCCGGATCGCACTAATGGACAGGACGCCACAGACAAATCAAGCAGATTAAAGGGCGGCATCACTGGAGCGATATGCCCGAACTTGAGCATGCGGTGAATAGGATCAATTCTTCACGATTCCGATTTATAGGTCTTTCCGGTGCTCTAGGTTAATTATTGTCGGAGGAACTCCGGGTATCCATTTCGAGGATCTGTATCCAGTGAAAAAGTACAACTCTTCTTCGGATTGTGGAGTATTGAAAAAGGGGAATATTTATGATGGACAAATCCCGATGTTTGAAATCGGTGAAGATTAGGGAAACACGGATTTATCTAGGAtctatccattttagggaagcAATGACGCCAGGAATCAATAGAAAAACAACATTGCCAGATTGTCCAAACTATCGTCTTGTTGTTGACGAGAAATAATTCATGATAATGAAGAATTGTAGTGGGATTAGCTTTTTCCATCATTTTGGCTTATTCTATGCACTTGCCAGCCGTCTTCAGGAAATATCTGGTTACTAACCAGAAAGAGGATTTCTTTCACGTCACACTCCATTCagaaattttcttcaaatttcactttTCTAATCATAAAATTTTGCTTCATTTCTATACTGGATTCCATTTCtgatacaggatgagtctttgacttataCAAGTATTTCAACAGAGTAGATTTctgaggtgaaaaaaaaatcttttttcctTTAATATTTTTTAGTCTCTAGGCCTATAGGCCTATACAACCtaagtcttcgactcgtacaaatacctcaacagtagattcttgaggccagaagaaacattttgtcctataccatttttatatataaatatataggtTAGGtatccattttaagttttcagaatgagctatgccacccctggaaatcTAACACTGAATTTTTTCTAAGGATTTTATGTACCAAAGTACCCTTAGAAATAAGCTACTATATTAAAAAAACAAGCCTAAGCTTACAGTTTTCATTCCAGTTGGTGAACGCACCTCTAGTATTTCTAATGCAATAAATGAGTTATTGCAATTTCGTAGGCtataaataatgaatattattcTCTTGATTTTAGATGATATCGACGAATTTATCTTACAACCACTCATATAATTTATGATTCTGATCTCATTTCTTTTGGTACAGATTCAAACATAACTCATTTAACCTTCAATTTCATATGAATGAGTGATATTTTCTCTGATCGTGAAGCGTTGCCATGTTAACAGAAACAGAACATTATAATGGCAAGACAAccaaattcccttcagaataaaacagtgggtttcataaaactttgattgtatGATCAACGTTGGGAAAgtagaaatcactgaaacctttccatatattgaacaagtagcaattgagaataatttaatggacgtataaacatcataatttgatgcgagaatgatattctgaatgatcatgactgaattgtagattgaaaacaaattgacgtctgttggtcaatcaagcgttgattccttgatcaagctttatggaaCCCGAGGTGAATCTATGACCCTATACACCTGCAATGTATTCCAATTTTGTGAAACTTTCAAACAGGAATGTATTCGGCCAAAATATCCAATTCTTCGAAtttcagaagaagaagaagaagaacccAACTTTTAAAACTGAgatggacgctatctgatgaatatttgttttataaaataaaagtatcctcaatattttcttgtataatgcgccattttcgagtaatttgatgttgaaaaataaaagtatctgtgaaattcgaaaaattgggtactttgaccgaattcAACTGTCTTTaaatgatccacagatgtgtagtgtcacagattttgctagttattctgagggaaattttgtttttccaggggtggcacagctcattatgaaaaattaagatggctatatctttttatcagtgccgaatcggaaaaaatggcataagAAAAAAGTttgtcttttgacctcaacaatctactgctagaatatttgtacgagtcaaagactcaccctgtatatacaagtGAAAGATTTACCTTGTATATTCCACAGCGTTTTAATTTTTCtcggaatatttttttccattgataGCTTGGAAAAATTCCTAATGACCCATTCGATTCAACATTCAGCAGTCAATTTTCCATCAACCGTTATACGCCGAGTAATCCAGGACTCTGTAAAATTCTCTCCTGGGCATGAAAAGACCGCCAGTTCCTCCTTTTTATCGGAAAAATCCG
The window above is part of the Coccinella septempunctata chromosome 8, icCocSept1.1, whole genome shotgun sequence genome. Proteins encoded here:
- the LOC123318395 gene encoding uncharacterized protein LOC123318395 — its product is MSDFKCPPTSGNSALDYFSDVVIGSKSSIPEKLEYTPEAVARRAARKNLKIRLMSRDSRLLKVNYQYLECSDTLVYMIDCLDINEDNSVDDAIDVPMVHSDILRKIFQWARIHANTPATDEKTRQKLEKYNERFLNANKPGLVDMLMAAYFLRIDSLKEVLCKKIGECKTSTFEQAFKKLDKFN